A single region of the Vicia villosa cultivar HV-30 ecotype Madison, WI linkage group LG4, Vvil1.0, whole genome shotgun sequence genome encodes:
- the LOC131599739 gene encoding TPD1 protein homolog 1-like, with the protein MTITMSFHLFFLCFTMPFLVFCDVEMHSGSSSTQILRSFHEDKNVSLTVSKKPEHAHSVSTKFWFHGSCTKRDISISQSKGSSSGIPQYIVQIVNTCVSGCAPHEIHLHCGWFASARIINPRLFKRLSYDDCLVNGGKPLSSSQIIRFTYSNSFMYPLSFKSALFC; encoded by the exons ATGACAATCACAATGTCTTTTCATCTGTTCTTCCTTTGTTTCACAATGCCCTTCCTTGTATTTTGTGATGTTGAAATGCATTCAG GTTCTTCTTCAACACAAATTCTTCGTTCTTTCCATGAAGACAAAAATGTTTCCTTAACAGTGTCAAAAAAACCCGAACATGCTCATTCCGTCTCTACAAAATTTTGGTTTCATG GTTCTTGCACAAAAAGAGACATAAGCATTTcacaaagcaaaggttcaagttcTGGAATTCCACAATACATAGTGCAAATTGTGAACACTTGTGTTTCTGGATGTGCACCTCATGAAATCCATCTCCACTGTGGCTGGTTTGCTTCTGCAAGAATAATCAACCCTAGATTGTTCAAAAGACTCTCTTATGATGATTGTTTGGTGAATGGTGGAAAACCTTTGAGTTCTAGCCAGATTATTAGATTCACTTATTCTAATTCCTTTATGTACCCTCTTTCATTCAAGTCTGCATTATTTTGCTGA